A window from Culex pipiens pallens isolate TS chromosome 3, TS_CPP_V2, whole genome shotgun sequence encodes these proteins:
- the LOC120416152 gene encoding LOW QUALITY PROTEIN: keratin, type I cytoskeletal 9-like (The sequence of the model RefSeq protein was modified relative to this genomic sequence to represent the inferred CDS: substituted 1 base at 1 genomic stop codon) → MNELGSASWPIKNRQATQYLRSDSSSXFCRRRRRDRIMGLSKLIGLIAVVIGIVAAHPGFQPNNYPQNQVNAWGQACRSFQQNALQTQAAQNQYFAQAFPQIGLPPLPFVDVCSQIPGGGYGGGFGQASAGASAGAFSTGSGGHVGSLGNRFGEGGSSGGSFQGVSVSSGPSGTSVTHFGPQGASGTHYGQNGGSFSTGNRFGGSNGGGAGFASFGTSGFGNGGGSSSFSSSSGNGGGFATANRFGGSGYGGGSFATANRFGEGGGNVYSAQGPHGAGVSVSSTNDGHGNVHTQVHKHQY, encoded by the exons ATGAATGAGCTGGGGAGCGCGAGCTGGCCGATCAAAAATcgccag GCGACTCAATACCTTCGTTCGGACTCGAGCAGTTAGTTTTGTAGACGACGTCGTCGTGACAGAATCATGGGGCTCTCAAAATTGATCGGATTAATTGCGGTGGTGATTGGAATCGTGGCGG CTCATCCGGGTTTTCAGCCAAACAACTACCCCCAGAATCAAGTGAATGCGTGGGGTCAAGCGTGTCGCAGTTTTCAACAAAATGCGCTTCAAACGCAGGCCGCTCAAAACCAGTACTTTGCGCAGGCCTTCCCTCAGATCGGACTTCCCCCGCTTCCGTTTGTTGATGTGTGCTCCCAGATTCCTGGAGGCGGATACGGTGGTGGATTCGGTCAAGCCAGCGCAGGAGCTTCTGCAGGAGCCTTTTCTACCGGGTCAGGTGGCCATGTAGGATCACTTGGTAATCGATTTGGAGAGGGAGGCAGCAGCGGAGGTAGCTTCCAGGGCGTTAGCGTTAGCAGTGGCCCATCCGGAACCAGTGTGACCCATTTCGGACCGCAAGGAGCATCCGGAACACACTATGGACAAAATGGCGGATCGTTTTCCACCGGCAACCGGTTCGGCGGATCGAATGGTGGAGGAGCCGGTTTTGCCTCATTCGGAACTTCCGGATTTGGCAATGGCGGCGGTTCTAGCAGTTTCAGCTCATCGTCTGGCAACGGTGGTGGATTTGCGACGGCCAACAGATTCGGTGGCAGTGGCTACGGGGGAGGATCTTTTGCTACGGCCAACAGATTCGGCGAAGGTGGCGGCAATGTCTACAGTGCCCAAGGTCCGCACGGCGCGGGTGTCAGCGTCTCCAGTACGAACGATGGTCACGGTAATGTGCACACGCAAGTTCACAAGCATCAGTATTGA
- the LOC120416151 gene encoding keratin, type II cytoskeletal 2 epidermal-like: MKSFLCIALVAAIVAAVSCAPQFGFGASGSAANAGAQSFNQGGFGGFGPHGGGGFSGSAANAGSQSFTQGGFGPHGGFSGSAANAGAQSFSGGAGGFPGFGGFSGSAANAGAQSQTFSG; encoded by the coding sequence ATGAAGTCATTCCTGTGTATTGCCTTGGTTGCGGCCATCGTGGCTGCCGTGAGTTGCGCTCCGCAGTTCGGATTCGGTGCCTCGGGGTCGGCTGCTAACGCCGGAGCTCAGTCGTTCAACCAGGGAGGCTTCGGAGGATTTGGACCCCACGGTGGTGGTGGCTTCTCGGGATCGGCCGCAAACGCAGGCTCGCAATCCTTCACCCAGGGCGGATTTGGTCCCCATGGCGGTTTCAGCGGTTCGGCAGCTAACGCAGGTGCCCAGAGCTTCTCGGGCGGTGCCGGAGGTTTCCCAGGCTTTGGTGGATTCAGTGGGTCGGCGGCGAACGCAGGTGCGCAGTCACAGACGTTTAGCGGTTAA
- the LOC120416139 gene encoding uncharacterized protein LOC120416139, with amino-acid sequence MKCLVVCLVIFVVGASCKAVPLSRHVRNTGGSGSGASASAQSTSAGGHGGLGGNTGSGASAGAQSFGFGFSNFPQFGQMPHGGQQFGFMPQFNPQAGFGPFGQFPQFPGGQFPGGFSGSGSSASSGSFSQTGHGGSSSGSQAGSQTFSSGGGHQGASGSSAGSQSFSTGGGHGGANVGSGSSAGAQSGSGQQGHLGESGHGTGSSSGAQAGAQSTSAGGGGHGHDSAGGHGGHKTEFHQQGDGFGVRISTDESADGTVKKTETGAWVWQN; translated from the exons ATGAAGTGTCTGGTCGtgtgtttggtaatttttgtcgtCGGTGCGAGCTGCAAAGCCG TTCCGCTGAGTCGCCATGTGAGGAATACGGGAGGAAGTGGCAGTGGTGCCTCGGCTAGTGCTCAATCGACCAGTGCGGGTGGACATGGCGGCCTAGGAGGTAACACCGGAAGTGGAGCATCGGCTGGCGCGCAATCGTTCGGATTTGGCTTCTCCAACTTCCCACAATTTGGTCAAATGCCACATGGAGGACAGCAGTTTGGATTCATGCCACAGTTTAATCCCCAAGCAGGGTTCGGACCGTTTGGCCAGTTTCCTCAGTTCCCTGGGGGACAGTTTCCGGGTGGATTCAGTGGATCGGGAAGCAGTGCTTCGTCGGGATCATTTTCCCAAACCGGACACGGCGGTTCAAGCTCGGGCTCTCAAGCCGGTTCGCAGACGTTCTCGTCGGGCGGTGGTCACCAGGGTGCTTCGGGATCGTCGGCCGGTTCGCAGTCTTTTTCGACTGGTGGTGGCCATGGTGGTGCAAACGTCGGGTCGGGTTCGAGTGCCGGTGCCCAATCCGGCTCGGGTCAGCAAGGTCATTTAGGTGAATCTGGTCACGGCACTGGATCGAGCAGCGGAGCTCAGGCTGGAGCACAATCGACAAGTGCAGGCGGCGGAGGTCACGGCCATGATTCTGCTGGCGGCCATGGGGGTCATAAAACCGAATTTCACCAACAAGGTGACGGATTTGGCGTTAGGATAAGCACCGATGAGTCGGCCGATGGCACCGTTAAAAAGACTGAGACTGGGGCTTGGGTTTGGCAAAACTGA
- the LOC120416185 gene encoding glycine, alanine and asparagine-rich protein-like, translating into MKFYLAAAVLATVLVAANCAPYQIVYLVPVEAAPVARVARSAQFSGSAANAGAQSFNAGGFGGGFSGSSANAASQSFSQGGGFPGFGGFSGSAASAGAQSFSGGAGGFPGFGGFSGSAANAGAQSFSG; encoded by the exons ATGAAATTCTACCTGGCAGCTGCTGTTTTGGCCACCGTCCTGGTCGCGGCCAACTGTGCCCCTTACCAAA tTGTGTATCTGGTCCCGGTGGAAGCTGCCCCAGTCGCCCGCGTGGCCCGTTCGGCTCAGTTCAGCGGCAGTGCTGCCAACGCCGGTGCCCAGAGCTTTAACGCCGGTGGCTTCGGTGGTGGTTTCTCCGGAAGTTCGGCCAACGCTGCCTCGCAGTCCTTCTCCCAGGGTGGTGGATTCCCAGGATTCGGAGGATTCAGCGGAAGTGCTGCTAGTGCAGGTGCCCAGAGCTTCTCCGGTGGTGCCGGTGGATTCCCAGGCTTCGGAGGCTTCAGCGGTTCTGCTGCTAACGCCGGTGCTCAGTCCTTCAGTGGATAA
- the LOC120416131 gene encoding uncharacterized protein LOC120416131: MRSFVCVAALASMLAVASCAPYVIYLEEAPIRVVRSANVGFGGGASGSAANAGAQSFNQGGGFPGFGGGFGASGSAANAGAQSFTQGGGFPGFGGGLSGSAANAGTQSFTQGGHGGGLAGSAANAGTQSFTQGGHGGGLSGSAANAGSQSFTQGGGFPGFGGFSGSAANAGAQSFTQGGGFGGLSGSAANAGTQSFTAGGHGGGLSGSAANAGAQSFTQGGGHPIGVH, translated from the exons ATGAGATCCTTCGTGTGTGTTGCCGCACTGGCTTCCATGCTGGCCGTGGCCAGTTGTGCCCCTTAcg TTATCTACCTGGAGGAGGCTCCCATTCGTGTGGTTCGCTCTGCTAACGTTGGATTCGGTGGAGGAGCTTCCGGAAGTGCGGCCAATGCCGGTGCTCAATCATTCAACCAGGGTGGTGGCTTCCCAGGCTTTGGCGGAGGTTTCGGTGCATCCGGTTCGGCTGCTAACGCCGGTGCTCAATCGTTCACTCAGGGTGGTGGCTTCCCAGGATTCGGAGGTGGTCTTAGCGGAAGTGCCGCCAATGCCGGAACTCAATCGTTCACTCAGGGAGGACACGGAGGTGGTTTGGCCGGAAGTGCCGCTAATGCTGGAACTCAGTCGTTCACCCAGGGAGGACATGGAGGTGGTCTTTCCGGAAGTGCGGCGAATGCCGGATCTCAATCGTTCACCCAGGGTGGTGGTTTCCCAGGATTTGGAGGATTCAGCGGATCGGCTGCCAACGCCGGAGCTCAGTCGTTCACCCAGGGAGGAGGCTTCGGAGGTCTGAGCGGAAGCGCGGCTAACGCCGGCACTCAGTCGTTCACTGCGGGAGGACACGGAGGTGGTCTGTCTGGCAGCGCTGCTAACGCTGGTGCTCAGTCTTTCACCCAGGGTGGTGGTCACCCAATCGGAGTTCACTAA